The DNA window CGGTCGATCCGGCTCGGCACAAGGGGAGGGTGCCACCGAAGGGTGGCGATGTTCGAGTTTCCGGTCGTCGGGGGGAACGGTGGGGCGCTGGCCGCGCTTGCGGGTCCCGCTCGCGGCCGCTCCTTGCCCCTGTTTCAGCGCCAAATCTCCGACAATCCGGCTGACGATGCCATCGGTGGGAGAAGCGATGTCGACCGTGATCGCGGGCTCCTCCGGCGAAGGCGCTTCGAGCGCCGCCATCTGGCTGGCGAGCAGGCCGGGCGGCATGAAATGGCCTTTGCGGGCGGCAAGCCGGGCGGCGATCAGTGCCTGTTCGCCACCCAGATACACGAACCAAACTTCCGGCCGGCCGCGGGAGAGGAAGTCGCGATAGCTGCGCTTCAGTGCGGAGCATGTGATGACGCCGGCACTGCCGGCCCGCCGCCACCCGTCGATCCACGCCGCGACCTTTTCGAGCCACGGCTTGCGGTCGGCATCGGTGAGCGGCGTCTCGGCATGCATTTTTTCGATGTTGGCGACGGGATGCAGGTCGTCGCCCTCTTCGAAGGGCCAGTCGAGCCGTTCGGCGAGTGCCTTGCCGACCGTCGTCTTGCCGGAGCCCGAGACGCCCATCACGACCAGAATCGGATGCGGCTGGTAAGATGCTGCCTCGAAGGCGGCTTCTTCCGTGGAAACCTCGGTCGGTTCGGTCATTTCTCCAACCTCCTTCACACAGCAGGGCTGAGCGGCAGCCAGGCGCGGCCGTCGCGCTTCATGAGCGCATCGGCGGCCAGCGGGCCGCTACCTCCGGATTTATAGAGATGCACACCGCCGCTGGGCTGGGCCCAACAGTCCAGGAATGGCTGGACCGCGCTCCATCCCGCCTCGATGTTGTCGGCGCGCTGGAAGAGCGTCGGATCGCCGATCAGGCAATCATAGATCAGCGTCTCGTAACCGGTGGAAGGTTCCGCCGCGAAATAATCCGAATAGCGGAAGTCCATGTCCACCTCGCCGAGCCGCACGGTGCGGCCGGGCACCTTGGCGGCGAAGCGCAGCGATATGCCCTCGCTCGGCTGGATGCGGAAGACCAGGAGGTTCGGATCGGGCAAGCCAGCCGGCGTGCCGCGGAAGAGGATGCTTGGCGCCTGCTTGAACTGAATGGCGATCTCGGTGCGCCGGACGGCCATCGATTTGCCGGTCCTGATGTAGAAGGGCACGCTCGCCCAGCGCCAGTTGTCGATCATCAGCTTGAGGGCGACATAGGTTTCGGTGGTGCTGTCGGGCGCGACATCCGGCTCCTGCGTATAGGGGCGCATGGGGCGGCCGAGCACCGAACCCGCGTCGTACTGGCCGCGTACGGAGTTTTCCCCGGCCTCCTCTGGCGACCAGCGTCGCACCGCCTCGATCACCTTCGCCTTCTCCGAGCGCACCGCATCCGCGCCGAAGGAGTTCGGCGCCTCCATGGCGGTCATGGCAAGGAGCTGGAACATATGGTTCGGCACCATGTCCCTGAGTGCGCCGGTGGCCTCGTAAAAGCGTCCGCGATGCTCGACACCGACGGTTTCGGCGGCGGTGATCTGCACGTGGTCGATGTGATCGCGGTTCCACAGCGGCTCGAAGAAGCCGTTGGCAAACCGGAGCACCATGATGTTCTGGACCGTTTCCTTTCCGAGAAAGTGATCGATCCGGTAGAGCTGACTCTCGCCGGCGATCTTCAGGATGCGACGGTTGAGCGCCTCGGCCGAGGCAAGGTCGGTGCCGAAAGGCTTCTCGATGACGATGCGGCGGAAGCCCTTTTCCGTTTCGCGGGTGAGGCCGGCCGCACCCAGCCGCTCGATCACGGTACCGAAGAAGCGCGGCGCCGTGGCGAGGTAGAAGACGGCGTTGGCATGGCCGTTTTCCTTCGCACGCTTTTCCAGGCGCTCGGCGAGACGGCGATAGGTTTCGGGATCGTCGAAATCGCCCGTGAGATAGCGGAGGCGCCCGGCAATCCAGTTCCAGGCCTGCAGATCGAGCCTGGCGGCCTCGAATTCCCCGCCACCCTCTTTCACAAGTGCCTGCATTGAGGTGGTGAGATAGGCGCGGAAATCATCCTCGCCGCGCTCCAGATGGTCGACGCCGATAACCTCGAAGGCCGGATCGAGAGCCTTTTCCCTGGCGAGATTGTAGAGCGCCGGCATCAAGAGCCGTTTCGTCAGGTCGCCGGAGGCGCCGAAGACGACGAGCGTGCTGGGTGGCGCCGGTTCGGCGTCATCGGGGAGATGGCGGGCGGAGACGGGGGTGCTCATTCTCAACCTCCATCCGGACGTTCGACGTGGCCGCCGAACCTGAAGCGCATCGCCGAGAGCAACCGCTCGGCGAAGGTGTGCTCCTTGCGCGAGCGGAACCGGGCGTAGAGGGCGGCGGACAGGACCTCGGCGGGGACAGCTTCCTCTATTGCCGCCATCACTGTCCAGCGCCCCTCGCCGGAATCGGCGACCGCGCCGGAAAAGGCGGAGAGCGCCTCGTCCTCGGCGAGCGCCGCGGCGCCGAGGTCGAGCAGCCAGGAGGAGACGACACTGCCGCGCCTCCAGACCTCGGCAATGTCGGCGAGATCGAGATCGTAGCGTTCGTCTGCGGGCAGCGTCTCCGAGGCCCTGCCCTTCAGGATGTCGAAGCCCTCGGCATAGGCCTGCATCAAGCCATATTCGATGCCGTTATGGACCATCTTGACGAAGTGGCCGGCACCCACCGGGCCGGCATGGAGATATCCCCTTTCGGGGCGCGGGTCGCGCCCTTCGCGGCCCGGCGTACGGGGGATGTCTCCCGCACCCGGCGCGAGCGCGGCGAAGATCGGGTCGAGGCGGTCGACTGCCTCTTTGTCACCGCCGACCATCAGGCAATACCCACGCTCCAGCCCCCACACGCCGCCCGAGGTGCCGGCGTCGACATAATGAATGCCCTTGGGCTTGAGTGCCGCGGCGCGGCGGATATCGTCCTTGTAGAAAGTGTTGCCGCCGTCGATGACGGTGTCGCCGGCCGTCATGAGCTCACCAAGCCGCTGAACGGTCTCTTCGGTGGCCTCACCGGCCGGCAGCATCACCCAGACGGCGCGTGGGACGTCCATCTTGGCGACCAGATCCTCCGGGCTTGATGCGGCCCTTGCGCCCTCGCCGGCAAGCTCGCGCACGGTATCTGCATTGCGGTCATAGACGATGCAGCGATGCCCTGCGCGGCCGAGCCGCCTGGCAATGTTGGCGCCCATCCGTCCGAGGCCGATAACTCCCAGTTGCATGATCATTTCTCCCAGGTTTCTCAGAGGGTTCGCCGTATTTTGGAGCATGGCATGGCAAAGTATCGCTCCCGTTAAGCCGACAAAGTCCAGATGTCCCTCTTCTCGCTTCATGCAGGAACGATATTGGCAACTCCTTTTCAGCGGTTCGCAAGGCGAAACACGTCCCATGCCAAGCTCTAACCATGGTTGCGATCCACTCACTCATTGCCGCAAAGCTGATGACCGTGCAGGCCGACGCCTGAAGCACGACGGCCAAGAC is part of the Chelativorans sp. AA-79 genome and encodes:
- the zwf gene encoding glucose-6-phosphate dehydrogenase — protein: MSTPVSARHLPDDAEPAPPSTLVVFGASGDLTKRLLMPALYNLAREKALDPAFEVIGVDHLERGEDDFRAYLTTSMQALVKEGGGEFEAARLDLQAWNWIAGRLRYLTGDFDDPETYRRLAERLEKRAKENGHANAVFYLATAPRFFGTVIERLGAAGLTRETEKGFRRIVIEKPFGTDLASAEALNRRILKIAGESQLYRIDHFLGKETVQNIMVLRFANGFFEPLWNRDHIDHVQITAAETVGVEHRGRFYEATGALRDMVPNHMFQLLAMTAMEAPNSFGADAVRSEKAKVIEAVRRWSPEEAGENSVRGQYDAGSVLGRPMRPYTQEPDVAPDSTTETYVALKLMIDNWRWASVPFYIRTGKSMAVRRTEIAIQFKQAPSILFRGTPAGLPDPNLLVFRIQPSEGISLRFAAKVPGRTVRLGEVDMDFRYSDYFAAEPSTGYETLIYDCLIGDPTLFQRADNIEAGWSAVQPFLDCWAQPSGGVHLYKSGGSGPLAADALMKRDGRAWLPLSPAV
- the gnd gene encoding phosphogluconate dehydrogenase (NAD(+)-dependent, decarboxylating); translation: MQLGVIGLGRMGANIARRLGRAGHRCIVYDRNADTVRELAGEGARAASSPEDLVAKMDVPRAVWVMLPAGEATEETVQRLGELMTAGDTVIDGGNTFYKDDIRRAAALKPKGIHYVDAGTSGGVWGLERGYCLMVGGDKEAVDRLDPIFAALAPGAGDIPRTPGREGRDPRPERGYLHAGPVGAGHFVKMVHNGIEYGLMQAYAEGFDILKGRASETLPADERYDLDLADIAEVWRRGSVVSSWLLDLGAAALAEDEALSAFSGAVADSGEGRWTVMAAIEEAVPAEVLSAALYARFRSRKEHTFAERLLSAMRFRFGGHVERPDGG